A genomic window from Gemmatimonadaceae bacterium includes:
- a CDS encoding TonB-dependent receptor produces the protein MKRWILRLTFALAAMAAAASATIVSAQVTTGQIRGIVTDGENRPLEGARITAVHLPSGTQYVGATRADGRFNIPGMRVGGPYSVAATMIGFARQSRDDIEVVLGASADLIFKMDAVATQLSAVTVTSEGGELSSTRTGAATNVRREALEQLPTITRRLADFTRLTPQASGNNFAGQDNRLNNITVDGAAFNNSFGLGGQPGDRTQVSPISLDAIEAVQVNIAPYDVRQGGFVGAAVNTVTRSGTNEFSGSLYYNVRDQDYVGRTAGRSTFNPGTFSFDQIGFRLGGPIIKDKLFFFVSYESDENTAPGNTFLPREAGQTAAGNITRVLRSDLQNVRDTLITLFGYNPGQFEGYPGATPSARLTTRIDYALSDRNKFSFRYSSLDSETDVLVSTSSSLGFGRTRNQGMSYTGSNYTILENIRSYAAEWNSLITDRMSNQMIFTYTKQDESRGAISNLFPFVDILDGGQTYISFGSEPFTPNNELRYSTWQLQNNFTIYGNRHDLTFGLNIEGYESENVFFPGKQSAYVYNSLQDFYDDARGFVDACGTGAAAQTCSAYAASPAGVGPRRFQVRYANIAGMEKPVQPLEVNFMGAYVQDEYRVGRGLTLTGGLRVDVVSFGNTAEENTQVNSYTFRDENGNNVQYSTAKLPDATPLFSPRLGFNWDMRGNGRSVVRGGSGIFTGRPAYVWISNQIGNNGILTGFIQADGPGGSELTTRPFHPNPDHYKPATVTGAPAASYELALTDKNFKFPQVWRSNLAMDHRFENGWLTTVEFIWGRDVNGIYYINANLPAPDAAFTGPGARPRWLSDKCPATTNERETNRINCNITSAIVLKNQNVGQTYNAAISLERAYRNGFYTKLATAYGTATNTVDAGSIAFGSWNNNQHTGNPNLPGLGDGAGYQGRRSWIVSSYTRDWFGWGNTTISAFLENFQVGQTSYVFGGDLNGDGGTSNDLIYVPRDQSEMNFAPITGATPFTPAQQAAAWDAYIEQDPHLRTRRGQFARRGGLKLPQVTRMDLSASQDLSALFGGKKNSLQVRVDILNFTNMLNSDWGLAQFAVNNAPLIPRSFQTTGTVGGVACTVVAPCNGPADGTGAAIYTMRVINGQLQNRTFQKSANTNDVWRMQLGLRYTFN, from the coding sequence ATGAAGCGTTGGATCCTCCGGTTGACGTTTGCACTGGCCGCGATGGCCGCCGCTGCGTCTGCCACCATCGTCTCCGCGCAGGTGACCACGGGCCAGATCCGTGGCATCGTGACGGACGGCGAGAACCGCCCCCTCGAGGGCGCGCGCATCACCGCAGTGCACCTGCCCTCCGGCACCCAATACGTGGGTGCCACTCGGGCGGATGGACGCTTCAACATCCCCGGTATGCGCGTCGGCGGCCCCTACAGCGTCGCGGCGACGATGATCGGCTTCGCACGCCAGAGCCGCGACGACATCGAGGTGGTCCTCGGTGCCTCGGCCGACCTGATCTTCAAGATGGACGCGGTGGCCACCCAGCTCAGCGCCGTGACCGTGACCTCGGAAGGTGGCGAGCTCAGCTCGACCCGCACCGGCGCGGCCACCAACGTGCGTCGCGAGGCACTGGAGCAGTTGCCGACGATCACGCGTCGCCTGGCGGACTTCACCCGCCTCACGCCGCAGGCCAGCGGCAACAACTTCGCCGGCCAGGACAACCGCCTCAACAACATCACGGTTGACGGTGCGGCGTTCAATAACTCGTTCGGCCTCGGCGGCCAGCCGGGTGACCGCACGCAGGTCTCGCCGATCTCGCTCGACGCGATCGAGGCGGTGCAGGTGAACATCGCGCCCTACGACGTGCGCCAGGGCGGCTTCGTCGGCGCCGCGGTGAACACCGTCACCCGCTCCGGCACGAACGAGTTCTCGGGCTCGCTGTACTACAACGTGCGCGACCAGGACTATGTGGGCCGTACCGCCGGTCGTAGCACCTTCAACCCCGGCACCTTCAGCTTCGACCAGATCGGCTTCCGCCTCGGCGGCCCGATCATCAAGGACAAGCTCTTCTTCTTCGTCTCGTACGAGTCGGACGAGAACACCGCGCCGGGCAACACCTTCCTGCCGCGCGAGGCGGGCCAGACGGCCGCCGGCAACATCACGCGTGTGCTGCGATCCGACCTGCAGAACGTGCGCGACACGCTGATTACGCTCTTCGGCTACAACCCGGGCCAGTTCGAAGGCTATCCGGGCGCCACGCCGTCGGCGCGCCTCACCACGCGCATCGACTACGCGCTGAGCGACCGCAACAAGTTCTCCTTCCGTTACTCCTCGCTGGACTCCGAGACCGACGTGCTGGTCTCGACCTCCAGCTCCCTGGGCTTCGGCCGCACGCGCAACCAGGGGATGAGCTATACCGGTTCCAACTACACGATTCTCGAGAACATCCGCTCGTACGCCGCGGAGTGGAACTCGCTGATCACGGACCGGATGAGCAACCAGATGATCTTCACGTACACCAAGCAGGACGAGTCGCGTGGAGCCATCAGCAACCTGTTCCCCTTCGTGGACATCCTCGACGGGGGGCAGACCTACATCTCGTTCGGTTCCGAGCCCTTCACGCCGAACAACGAGCTGCGCTACAGCACCTGGCAGCTGCAGAACAACTTCACGATCTACGGGAACCGCCACGACCTGACCTTCGGCCTCAACATCGAGGGCTATGAGTCGGAGAACGTGTTCTTCCCGGGCAAGCAGAGCGCGTATGTGTACAACTCGCTGCAAGACTTCTACGATGACGCTCGCGGATTCGTGGATGCGTGCGGAACGGGAGCTGCAGCCCAGACGTGCTCGGCCTACGCTGCATCGCCGGCCGGTGTCGGGCCGCGCCGCTTCCAGGTGCGCTACGCCAACATCGCCGGGATGGAGAAGCCGGTCCAGCCGCTGGAAGTCAACTTTATGGGCGCCTACGTGCAGGATGAGTACCGCGTCGGTCGCGGCCTCACCCTCACCGGCGGCCTGCGTGTGGACGTCGTGAGCTTCGGCAACACGGCGGAGGAGAACACACAGGTCAACTCGTATACGTTCCGGGACGAGAACGGCAACAACGTGCAGTACAGCACGGCCAAGCTGCCGGATGCCACGCCACTCTTCTCGCCGCGCCTCGGCTTCAACTGGGATATGCGCGGCAACGGCCGTTCCGTCGTGCGCGGCGGCAGCGGCATCTTCACCGGCCGCCCGGCCTACGTCTGGATCTCCAACCAGATCGGAAACAACGGCATCCTGACCGGCTTCATCCAAGCGGACGGTCCGGGCGGGTCCGAGCTGACCACTCGTCCGTTCCATCCGAACCCCGACCACTACAAGCCGGCTACGGTGACGGGTGCGCCGGCCGCGTCCTACGAACTGGCCCTCACCGACAAGAACTTCAAGTTCCCGCAGGTGTGGCGCTCCAATCTCGCGATGGACCATCGATTCGAGAACGGCTGGCTCACCACGGTCGAGTTCATCTGGGGCCGTGACGTGAACGGCATCTATTACATCAACGCCAACCTGCCAGCGCCGGATGCTGCCTTCACGGGCCCGGGTGCCCGTCCGCGCTGGTTGTCAGACAAGTGCCCGGCCACGACGAACGAGCGCGAAACGAACCGCATCAATTGCAACATTACCAGCGCAATCGTCCTCAAGAACCAGAACGTCGGCCAGACGTATAACGCCGCCATCTCCCTTGAGCGCGCGTACCGCAACGGCTTCTACACCAAGCTTGCCACGGCCTACGGCACCGCCACCAACACCGTGGACGCGGGATCCATCGCCTTCGGTTCGTGGAACAACAACCAGCACACCGGCAACCCCAACCTCCCCGGCCTCGGTGACGGTGCCGGATATCAGGGCCGCCGCTCCTGGATCGTGAGCTCCTACACGCGGGATTGGTTCGGCTGGGGCAACACCACGATCTCGGCCTTCCTTGAGAACTTCCAGGTCGGCCAGACCAGCTACGTCTTCGGTGGAGACCTCAACGGTGACGGCGGCACCTCGAACGACCTGATTTACGTGCCGCGCGACCAGTCGGAGATGAACTTCGCGCCGATCACCGGTGCGACGCCGTTCACGCCGGCTCAGCAGGCGGCGGCCTGGGATGCCTATATCGAACAGGACCCGCACCTCCGCACCCGTCGCGGCCAGTTCGCCCGCCGCGGTGGCCTCAAGCTGCCGCAGGTGACGCGGATGGACCTCAGCGCCTCGCAGGACCTGAGCGCGCTGTTCGGCGGAAAGAAGAACTCGCTCCAGGTCCGTGTGGACATCCTGAACTTCACGAATATGCTCAACAGTGACTGGGGTCTTGCCCAGTTTGCCGTGAACAACGCGCCACTGATTCCGCGTTCGTTCCAGACCACGGGAACGGTTGGCGGTGTGGCGTGCACGGTCGTCGCGCCCTGTAACGGACCGGCCGACGGTACCGGTGCCGCGATCTACACGATGCGCGTCATCAACGGCCAGTTGCAGAACCGCACCTTCCAGAAGTCGGCGAACACCAACGACGTCTGGCGTATGCAGCTCGGCCTCCGCTACACGTTCAACTAA
- a CDS encoding MCE family protein, translating into MKRRDEVLVGIVATLALVLGVLGSLLLARGGIAPGYPVYSVFEWGAGLRPGQPVLLSGVSVGYVSDVAFRREGTLLVTMRINKRYQVPRNAIARIVPNGVFGDMMVTVNPEGPLTLEDFSQGDTIPAGPPSVQIGDVLARVDSIGSDLQSLTAALNRDLVQDGGLRELRATVQNANRFLAQLTTIAAVQSEELSRTQAAVRRVVSAVDSASVDSTVKALAGAATAMGSLAGDLRATTEQLNGVLAKLEGGEGSAGLLLNDAGLYRDTRALLTRLDSLTADFQRNPRKYIKLSIF; encoded by the coding sequence ATGAAGCGTCGCGACGAAGTCCTCGTGGGAATCGTGGCCACCCTGGCGTTGGTGCTCGGGGTGCTCGGCTCCCTGTTGCTGGCCCGCGGCGGCATCGCGCCGGGTTATCCGGTGTACTCGGTGTTCGAGTGGGGCGCCGGACTACGGCCCGGCCAGCCCGTGCTGCTCTCGGGCGTGTCCGTGGGGTATGTGTCCGACGTGGCGTTCCGGCGCGAGGGCACGCTGCTCGTCACGATGCGCATCAACAAGCGCTACCAGGTGCCGCGCAACGCCATCGCGCGCATCGTCCCCAACGGCGTGTTCGGCGATATGATGGTGACCGTGAACCCCGAGGGACCGCTGACGCTGGAGGACTTCTCGCAGGGTGACACGATCCCGGCGGGCCCGCCGTCGGTGCAGATCGGCGACGTGCTGGCGCGCGTGGATTCCATCGGCAGCGACCTGCAGTCGCTGACGGCGGCGCTCAACCGGGACCTGGTGCAGGATGGCGGGCTGCGCGAGCTGCGGGCGACGGTGCAGAACGCGAATCGCTTCTTGGCCCAGCTGACGACCATCGCGGCGGTGCAGTCCGAGGAGCTGTCGCGCACGCAGGCGGCGGTGCGGCGCGTGGTGAGCGCGGTGGACTCCGCCAGCGTCGACAGTACCGTGAAGGCGCTGGCCGGCGCCGCGACGGCGATGGGGAGCTTGGCGGGTGACCTGCGGGCCACGACGGAGCAGCTCAACGGCGTGCTGGCGAAGCTCGAGGGCGGCGAGGGCTCGGCGGGCCTGCTGCTCAACGATGCGGGGCTCTACCGCGATACGCGGGCGCTGCTGACGCGGCTCGATTCGTTGACGGCGGACTTCCAGCGGAATCCGCGGAAGTACATCAAGCTGTCGATCTTCTGA
- a CDS encoding ABC transporter permease, with translation MPRTGLRFFRGMGRSAMALFGGIGARVLFFRELGRALKEGRTWSREVFHQMRTIGVDSLPLAIMVAAFIGGVITIQIRYQLFPGIQLSIVGLSSRQIVILETGPLLTGLVLAGRVGAKMTAEIATMRVTEQIDALETLAFDPVAYLIIPRIIAAVIMLPILTVFADVFGVLSGLMAAVTITDVKYAQFMEGVRLGYDQFQVTYSLIKATLFGAAIAFLCTYEGYTTRGGAEGVGQSTAKAVVVSSIAILILDAITAVLLAPYLQA, from the coding sequence CTGTTCGGGGGCATCGGGGCGCGGGTGCTGTTCTTCCGCGAATTGGGCCGTGCGCTCAAGGAAGGCCGCACCTGGAGCCGCGAGGTCTTCCACCAGATGCGCACCATCGGCGTGGATTCCCTGCCCCTGGCGATTATGGTGGCCGCCTTCATCGGCGGCGTGATCACGATCCAGATCCGCTACCAGCTGTTTCCGGGCATCCAGCTCAGCATCGTGGGCCTCAGCTCGCGGCAGATCGTGATCCTCGAGACAGGGCCGTTGCTCACGGGCTTGGTGCTCGCGGGACGAGTCGGCGCGAAGATGACCGCCGAGATCGCGACGATGCGGGTCACCGAGCAGATCGATGCCTTGGAGACCCTGGCCTTCGACCCGGTGGCCTACCTGATTATCCCACGCATCATCGCGGCGGTGATTATGCTGCCGATCCTGACGGTGTTCGCCGACGTCTTCGGCGTGCTCAGCGGCCTGATGGCGGCGGTGACGATCACCGACGTGAAGTACGCGCAGTTTATGGAAGGGGTGCGCCTGGGCTACGACCAGTTCCAGGTGACGTACTCGTTGATCAAGGCGACGCTCTTCGGGGCTGCGATCGCCTTCCTCTGCACCTACGAGGGCTACACCACGCGGGGCGGCGCCGAGGGCGTCGGCCAGAGCACGGCCAAGGCCGTCGTGGTGTCGTCCATCGCCATCCTGATCCTGGACGCCATCACGGCCGTCCTCCTCGCCCCGTATCTTCAGGCCTAA